A single genomic interval of Lewinellaceae bacterium harbors:
- a CDS encoding xanthine dehydrogenase family protein molybdopterin-binding subunit, producing MTRIKTSFNRRSFLKTTALAGGGMMLSISWLACQAKPEDVLTMPDEWFGINGFLKIGNNGVVTIMSPNPEIGQNVKTSMPMLVAEELDVDWAKVIVEQAPLNTDVFTRQLAGGSQSIRQAWKPLRMAGATARHMLREAAAQAWQVPVEEVTTEAGVLHHKASGKSAGYGEMASAAVNMTVPEEVELKALADFKIIGTPRKNVDGKKIVTGQPLFGLDTYREGMLTAMLIHPPAFGLRFKSMDDSGVRSMPGIKDVFVITSYPEGMKTDWSDVSAFKELVAIVGSSTWEVMNAKKALRVEWQPIENFDKTAGLENSSDHASKMDELGAKLAEVARKDGDPEAAFRKAAKVIERTYTAPFLAHNTMEPMNFFAHVTENKAELLGPIQTPEAMEKSVSARLNMPLEQIDIQMSRQGGGFGRRLYGHFIVEAAVISQKMNAPVKLVYSREDDMTFGTYRPTYHATYRAALDENNNLIAFHVRAGGIPESPLFADRFPAGALDNYLAERWSIDSNISVGAFRAPRSNFIAGAEQSFLDEVAEAAGKDPIAFRLELLERAKSNPVGERNDYDAARYAGVLELVREKSNWANGDQAGVSRGVSAYFCHNSYVAQVLDLVMEEGRPKIEKVYCAVDCGVVVNPLAATNLVEGGTVDGIGHALFSGLTFKEGTPEQNNFDKYRLIRHGEAPKSIEVHFVDNEIDPTGLGEPPFPPVVGAVANAMYKATGKRYYHQPLLGDRQMLG from the coding sequence ATGACGCGTATAAAAACTTCGTTTAACAGACGTTCCTTTCTCAAAACCACTGCACTGGCTGGTGGGGGCATGATGCTCAGCATCAGTTGGCTGGCTTGCCAGGCTAAGCCTGAAGATGTGCTTACCATGCCGGATGAATGGTTTGGCATCAACGGATTTCTGAAAATTGGCAATAATGGCGTGGTCACCATCATGTCACCCAACCCGGAGATCGGTCAGAATGTCAAAACCTCGATGCCCATGTTGGTTGCTGAAGAGCTCGACGTGGACTGGGCCAAGGTGATCGTGGAACAGGCTCCGCTGAATACCGATGTTTTTACCCGTCAGTTAGCCGGAGGAAGCCAATCCATCCGCCAGGCATGGAAACCCTTGCGTATGGCCGGAGCAACGGCGCGTCATATGTTGCGTGAGGCTGCAGCACAAGCCTGGCAGGTACCCGTGGAGGAGGTGACCACCGAAGCCGGAGTGCTTCATCATAAAGCCAGTGGTAAATCAGCCGGGTATGGCGAGATGGCTTCTGCTGCGGTGAATATGACCGTACCGGAGGAGGTGGAACTGAAAGCCTTGGCTGACTTCAAGATCATCGGCACGCCACGGAAGAATGTGGACGGTAAGAAAATCGTTACCGGCCAGCCATTATTTGGCCTGGACACCTACCGCGAAGGGATGCTGACTGCCATGCTGATTCATCCGCCGGCATTCGGCCTGCGCTTCAAATCCATGGACGATTCGGGCGTACGATCCATGCCCGGTATCAAGGATGTCTTTGTGATAACCTCCTATCCCGAAGGGATGAAGACGGATTGGTCGGATGTCAGTGCCTTCAAAGAACTAGTGGCCATCGTGGGCAGCTCTACCTGGGAAGTGATGAATGCGAAAAAAGCGCTTCGTGTAGAATGGCAGCCCATTGAAAATTTCGATAAAACGGCCGGACTGGAAAACTCGTCCGATCATGCCAGCAAGATGGATGAACTCGGCGCCAAGCTGGCCGAAGTAGCACGCAAGGATGGTGACCCGGAAGCAGCATTCCGGAAAGCTGCCAAGGTCATCGAGCGCACCTATACCGCTCCCTTCCTGGCTCACAATACCATGGAGCCCATGAATTTCTTTGCGCATGTGACCGAAAACAAAGCCGAACTGCTGGGACCTATCCAAACTCCGGAAGCCATGGAGAAATCGGTTTCCGCCCGGCTTAACATGCCGCTGGAGCAAATCGATATTCAGATGTCGCGGCAGGGTGGTGGTTTCGGCAGGCGACTGTACGGACACTTCATTGTGGAAGCGGCCGTCATATCACAGAAGATGAATGCCCCTGTCAAGTTGGTTTACAGCCGCGAAGACGACATGACCTTTGGCACTTACCGGCCGACCTATCATGCGACTTACCGGGCAGCGCTCGATGAAAACAATAATCTTATTGCATTCCATGTGCGGGCAGGGGGTATCCCGGAGAGCCCACTCTTCGCCGATCGTTTTCCTGCCGGAGCGCTGGACAATTATCTGGCGGAGCGCTGGAGTATCGACTCCAATATCTCTGTAGGCGCCTTCCGTGCTCCACGCTCCAATTTTATAGCGGGTGCCGAACAGTCTTTCCTCGACGAAGTCGCAGAAGCTGCCGGCAAGGATCCCATCGCCTTCCGTCTGGAACTCCTGGAACGTGCGAAAAGCAATCCGGTAGGGGAGCGGAATGATTACGATGCGGCCCGGTATGCGGGTGTGCTTGAACTCGTACGCGAAAAATCAAACTGGGCTAATGGCGATCAGGCAGGAGTGAGCCGAGGGGTTTCCGCTTATTTCTGCCATAACTCTTACGTCGCTCAGGTGCTGGATCTGGTGATGGAGGAAGGAAGACCAAAGATCGAGAAAGTTTATTGTGCCGTCGATTGTGGTGTCGTGGTCAATCCATTGGCAGCGACCAACCTCGTCGAAGGAGGTACCGTCGATGGCATCGGACATGCACTTTTCAGTGGCCTCACCTTCAAGGAAGGAACCCCGGAACAGAATAATTTTGACAAATACCGTCTTATCCGGCATGGCGAAGCGCCAAAATCCATTGAAGTCCATTTTGTAGATAACGAAATTGACCCGACCGGATTGGGTGAGCCACCATTTCCTCCGGTGGTGGGTGCCGTAGCCAATGCCATGTATAAAGCGACAGGCAAGCGCTACTATCATCAGCCGCTATTGGGTGACCGTCAGATGCTGGGATAG